One Caretta caretta isolate rCarCar2 chromosome 6, rCarCar1.hap1, whole genome shotgun sequence genomic region harbors:
- the LOC142072279 gene encoding olfactory receptor 5AP2-like, with protein sequence MAHGNHTGVSVFILLGFKGSRSVQAVLFGMFLLIYTMSLAGNLSMISLIRIETRLHTPMYFFLSNLSLVDITYSSIIAPKALVNFLAESKVISFAGCATQFFFHSFSVNSEGLLLAVMAYDRFIAICEPLMYTFIMSRKVCVQLVAASYFYASINATVHTGSLFSLSFCGPNIIDHFFCDLPPLQKLSCSDTRMGETVHFLFASVAALSTILVILVSYVSIMVAILRIRSNEGRRKAFSTCTSHLTAVSILYGALFFMYLRPTSSNSSEYDKVVSVFYTLVIPMLNPLIYSLRNKEVKDTLRKTICQKVIPH encoded by the coding sequence ATGGCGCATGGCAATCACACTGGAGTGTCCGTGTTCATCCTTCTAGGATTCAAAGGCAGCCGATCAGTGCAAGCTGTCCTCTTTGGGATGTTTTTGCTTATCTACACCATGAGCCTGGCGGGGAATCTCAGCATGATCTCTTTAATCAGGATCGAGACGCGGCTACACACCCCCATGTATTTTTTCCTCAGCAACTTGTCCCTTGTAGACATCACTTACTCCTCCATTATTGCCCCTAAGGCACTGGTGAACTTCTTAGCAGAGAGTAAAGTCATTTCCTTTGCTGGGTGTGCCACGCAATTTTTCTTTCACTCCTTCTCCGTGAACTCTGAGGGTTTACTTCTGGCTGTGATGGCGTATGATCGATTCATAGCTATATGCGAGCCGCTGATGTACACATTCATTATGTCCAGGAAAGTCTGTGTACAGCTGGTAGCTGCATCATACTTCTATGCCTCCATTAACGCCACTGTGCATACAGGCTCTTTGTTCAGCCTGTCCTTCTGTGGTCCCAATATCATTGATCACTTTTTCTGtgacctccccccactccagaaaCTCTCCTGCTCTGACACTCGCATGGGTGAGACAGTGCATTTCCTCTTTGCTTCTGTAGCTGCATTAAGCACGATCCTGGTCATCCTCGTTTCCTATGTTTCTATCATGGTGGCCATCTTGCGGATTCGCTCCAACGAGGGCAGAcgtaaagccttctccacctgcacctcCCACCTGACGGCCGTGTCCATACTGTATGGGGCTCTGTTCTTTATGTACTTACGACCCACATCCAGCAACTCATCAGAGTACGACAAAGTGGTGTCCGTGTTCTATACCCTTgtgatccccatgttgaaccccttgatctacagcctgaggaacaaggaggtgAAGGACACCCTGAGGAAGACAATATGCCAGAAAGTTATTCCTCACTGA